AGGCGCCGCAGCAGGAAGACCTCGATTTCCGCTTCGGTCTTTTCCTTGTATCCTTTCAGCCGCGCCGGAAATACCCGGGTCTCGTTCACGACCATGACGTCATGGGGTCCGAAGAAATCGACGACGTCGGAGAACTGCGCGTCGCGGAACGTCCGCGAGTCGCGATCCACGATCAGCAGCCGGGATTGGTCGCGCTTCGCCAGCGGTTCCTGGGCGATCAGTTTCTCCGGAAGCGAATATTTGAAATCGGACAACCGGGGCGTGGTTTGCACGCCGCGCGGTTGATAGACCGCTGAGGTAATGGGCATGGTTGGTACTACAATTCTAAGGTGAGACTACCCCACAGGACCGTACTAAAAAAACTTCGACTGCTGGGTCATAGGCGGCTGAATTCCGAAATGTTCATAGGCACGCGCGGTGGCGACGCGGCCGCGCGGCGTGCGTTGTAAGAATCCTTCGCGAATCAGGTACGGCTCGCAGATTTCTTCGAGCGTGCCTTCGTCTTCGCCGACCGTGACCGCGAGCGTCCCCAGCCCCACCGGTCCGCCGCGGAACTTCTCCAGCAGCGCGGTCATGAGCCGCTTGTCGAGGTCATCCAAGCCGTATTGATCAATCTCCAGTAAGTGCAAGGCGTCCCGTGCGATTGCCGCCGATACGCGGCCTTCGCCGCGGACCTGCGCGACGTCACGCACACGCCGCAGCAAGCGATTCGCCACGCGCGGCGTACCGCGGGACCGCGACGAGATCTCCGCGATCCCCTCTTCGTCGCAGTGCGTCGCGAGCAACTTCGCCGACCGATGCAGAATTCCGCCCAGCTCTTCGGGGTCGTAATAGTCGAGCCGCAGGTTCACTCCGAATCGCGACCGCATCGGCCCGGTCAACAGACCGGCCCGCGTGGTAGCCCCCACCAGCGTGAATTTG
The nucleotide sequence above comes from candidate division KSB1 bacterium. Encoded proteins:
- the ruvB gene encoding Holliday junction branch migration DNA helicase RuvB; its protein translation is MPRVIEPVRQDEDRELEQSLRPSSFDEFLGQPRVKEQLAIFLQAAKQRGEALDHVLLYGPPGLGKTTLAHLIAREMGTSIKVTTGPVLERPADLAGVLTSLQPGDVLFIDEIHRLSSVVEEYLYPAMEDFKLDILIDKGPGARTLQLQLSKFTLVGATTRAGLLTGPMRSRFGVNLRLDYYDPEELGGILHRSAKLLATHCDEEGIAEISSRSRGTPRVANRLLRRVRDVAQVRGEGRVSAAIARDALHLLEIDQYGLDDLDKRLMTALLEKFRGGPVGLGTLAVTVGEDEGTLEEICEPYLIREGFLQRTPRGRVATARAYEHFGIQPPMTQQSKFF